From the genome of candidate division TA06 bacterium:
TATGATTTGGTTTTAAGTAACTATTAAGCCACAAAGACACTAAGGCACTAAGCCAAGTCGTGAATTGTAAATATTGTTTCTTGGTGCCCATTCGGCACAATTTACCACGCCAGCATCTACGGCTCAGGGTAAACTTTGGTGGTAGAAAAGAAACTGTTTTAAATTGAATCGATCAGCTTGGACAGGCCGATCACGATGAATATCACCGGCCAGTCCAGCTTCAATGAAACGGCAAAGGGCAGGACCTGGTGATTTGCCAGCAGGCTGACGACGCCCAAGGCGATAAAAACCCCGGCCCACAGGATCTTACGCAGAACTTTGCTGGTTGATTTTTCCATTTTCTTTCCTCTCTATGTTTACTGTTATGATATTGTTATGTCGCCGCTGACGGTTTTGACGTTTAGGCTCCCCCGGCCACTGCCCAGGTTTCCCGATAAACTGCGGTTGCTTTGGCGGAGATCTTTCAGGCCCATCTCGCAGTCAATGTCTCCGCTGACGGTGGCAGCCTCGATGGCCGCCGAGGAATCAGCGCCCAGCCCGACCGATACATCCCCCGAGACGGTGTTGATGACCGCTGAACTGCCTTCGGCCACCGGACCCTGAAACTGAATATCGCCGCTGGTGCTGCGGATCTTCATTTCACCGGCCCTGTCGGCCTTGATGTCGACGTCCCCGCTGACCGTCTGCCCCTGAATGTTTCCCGACAGGGAGATGCTGGCGTCCCCGCTGACGGTCTGGAAGGACAGGCTGCCGGAACAACCATTGACCACGATGTCGCCGCTGGCGGTGTTGATCTTCAGGACTGTTTCAGTACAGCCGTTGACTTCGATGTCGCCGGAGGCGGAGGAAAGGTTGCTTTCACCCCGGCATCCAAATATCTCGATCTCTCCCGAGGCGGTGTTGAGCCGGCAGCCATTGAGCAGGTTTTGAACCGAGATCTCTCCGCTGGCCGAGGATATCTCGGCGGCAATGTTTTTCGGCATCACAATGGTGAAATCAACCTTGGCCCGGCGCTTCTTGGTCCAGGGCGGGCCGTCCACTTTGATCTTCAAAACCCCATTCTCGGTTTCGGTGCTGATGTCCAGGGATTTGAGTTTTTCCCTGGCTTCGTCCCGGTCCTCGGCCCAGACCTGGATGTCGGCCGTGATGGTGATCTGGTCTGTCTCGGCGCCGGTGATCTCAAAGTCGCTGCGGGGCTGGTTGATGGATATGGCGGTGATGCCGGCAGCAGGCACTACGATCTCTTTTTCCTCTTCAGCCTTTTCCGAGCCGTGGATATCATCGATTTCTATGTGAATGTCCTTCAGGCTTTCCCGGACCCCGGCCATGGCTTCGGCCACTATCCTTCCGGGGTTTATCTGGCCCAGGGTCTCGTGCAGGTCGGAAGCATCCTGCCAGTGGTGGTGCCGGTTTGGTTTACCCTTGTTCAGGGCCGAGAGCAGGGAGTCGGCTTCCTTGGAGCTGATCCTGCCGCCTTCCAGCATCTTCAGTATTTTGATGGTTTCTTCGGACATGGTGGGCCTCCTGTTGGGGCGGGTTTTAAACCCGCCCTTACGGTTATTGGTTGGGGCAGGGTATCAACCCGCCCTTACTTATTCTCTTACTTTCCGGCTTGGTCCAGCAGCTCCACCGCCTGGGCGGCGCTGATCTTTCCCGCTTCCAAGGCCTCCAGCACTTCCGAGCGGCTCATCACTTTGGCCGCCTGCCCGGACAGGGCGGCGATGGCGTCGTCCAGCTTGTTGCGGACGGTGGGGTATGATATGCCCAGCCGGCTTTCCACTTCCTTGATGTTGCCCCGGGAGAGGACAAAGGTTCTGATGAAGTCCAGCTGGTCTTCGCTCAGGCTGCCCAGAGGGGACAGGGGGAACTCGCCCCGGACGGTGGTGTCGCAGCCGGAGCACCGTAGTTCCGAGATCTGCATGGAGCCCTGACAGGCCGGGCAGGTGTTTGGTGTTTGTTTGGGCATGAATCGTAATCCTAAGTTTAATGGTTAGATCATTCTTTGCAGTTTGAATTTAATCTCCAGCGTCTGCTCTCCGCGCCTGACAGCCAGGGTGATCTTCTTTCCGTCATGCCGGAACAGGTCCTTGGCCTGGCTTAGGGATACTTTGCCGGCTTCCTTGCCGTTGATCGAGGTGATCAGGTCGCCGGTCTGGATGCCTGCCTTCTCGGCCGGGGAGCCGGGGGTGACCGCCAGCACCTGGAACCCCCTGACCGGCTGGTACTGGTCGATGATGAAAGTCCCGCACATGTCATGTTCCATGGTCTTTTTGAAATCCCGGTTGGGTTCCAGGATCATTAATTTGTTGGGGTAGTCGAAGGTTACAGTGAAGCGGCGCATGATCTCACCTCCGAAGTTCCCCTGGCTTACCTGGCCCACAGCCTTGGCTATGGGGTCTTCGGTCTCCCCGGCGGCAGCTTCAGGCATCACGGCCAACGGAAATTCGAGAGGGGTCCGGCCGAAGGAAACCGATTTCATTCTGCCCACCACGCCGCCCATTCCCGAGCCGGTGATGCCCATGGTAACGGTGTTGGGGATGGTGGTCCGGCAAAGGTCCGGAATGTTTATCTGCAGGGGCCCTATCGCTCCGGTGTCGATCAGCAGCCGGATGTCCCGGGGTTCGCCCTTCTCCGGGTCTATCCGGACGGTGATCACCGGCCAGTTAAGGTCCGGCGCCAACTCGAACGGCACCTGTTCGCCCTTGCCTTGGTATCTGAATTCTTTCGGATCATAGAAACAAATCCTGGCCCGGGCGTAGTCTATCTTGAAAACGAAGTGTTTGATGAAGTCGTAGCCCAGGATACCGGCGATGGGAACACCGGCGAAAGGCGACAGCATGGCCAGCGGCTGAACCTTGCCCGTCTGGCCCCTGGCCTCCAGCCCCGGAAGGGAGAAGGTCAGCCCGGACAGCTGGCTGTAGGAGGCTCCGGTCCGCTTGGATACCTGGCGTTTCGAGAGGTCCAGTCCTATGCCTGCGGCGAAGGCGGAGTCAATGACATTGAAGCCGGCCCCGGTGTCCAAGATGAAAACGGCTGGTTCTGAACCGTTGACGCGGACCTGAAGGCAGATCAAATTATTGGACAGTTCAAATGGTATGTTCATGGCACTGTTTCCCTGATTGAATATTACACCGGTCATTTGGGCCTGCTTTGTTTCAAAAGCAACAAGCAAGGATCCGATCATCATGATGCAAGATATTAAGATGATTTTGATATTTTTCATTTTCAGCCTCCTTGATTATTGGACAAAATTCTGGCCGGGCAGATGCAAGTAGCGGCAGATCATTTCTTCCCAAAAAAGGAGTCTTAGGGCTCTGATCTTTTCGGGGCTGAGTCCGTTTCCAGACTCGATTATTTGGAACGGGCTGTTCATTGGTTTTTCCTCCATGAAAGGTTGACGATTATCAATTGTTCCAATTATAACAAAAATAATTGAAAATGTCAAGAGGCAACTTAAAAATATTAATATAATAATTAACAATGTTAATATAATAAAAAACGACCCTCAGGGTCGTTTTTTAACTAATTATTACATAATGATTTAGGAATTTTTGTCCAACAGCGATATTTTTTGTTGATATGACAGGTTCATCGTTTTCTCATATATTTTATGATATAAGGCCAAAGCATTTTGCCGGAATTCCGCATTTCCGGTAAAAATGAATTTCTGAAAATTAAGCTCTGCCTGCTCCCGGTCGCCGAACGCCAGGTCCTCGATCGCCGAAAGATCCGGGGCGTTTCCAACCTGGTTCCGGCGGTGGGACGCCAGGATATTCAAGAGACTGGTTTTGAACACTATTTCCTTGCTTTGGATCTCCCGGGCAATTTCCAGGGCCTTGGAATTCAATCTTTCCGTTTCTTCGAAACTCTCCCGGTCATAATACAGTTCGGCCAGGTTGTGGAGGGCGTAGCATAAAAAATATTTGCTGTTTATTTCTTCGGTGATCTTGATGGCCTGCTGGTAGTAATCTATTGCTTTGGTATGATCACCTCTTTGCTTGCAGTAATTCCCCAGATGGCCCAGCACCCGGCCCTGGTCCTCCTTGTTCCCCAGTTCTTTGGCCAGTGACAAGGCAAAGTTGAAATATTCCAGGCTTTGTTCATACTTTCCCTGGTTAAGGTAAACCGTTCCCAGGTTGTCGCTGGCCAGGATCAGTCCCTGCTTATCTGCCATCTGCCGGGAGATGGCATGGTACTTGTCAAAGCAGTCCAGCGCGTTGATGTAGTCATCCAGCTCAAAGTATATGGTGCCGATGTTGCACAGGGCGTAGCTTTCCATCTGGAGATTTCCCAACTGGCGGGCCAGTACCAGATACTTCTGGGCATACTCCATGCTTTTCTGGAATTCGCCCCGTTCCTCATAGATCAGTCCGATGTTCCCGACCGAGGCCACCATCGATTCGGCGTCGCCCATCTCCCTGGCCAGGGTCGCCGCCCGCTCATAGTATTCAATGGCCTTGTCGTAATCGCCCATCTGGTAATATATGATTCCCATGTTGCCGGTGGCCCGGCAGACCGTGCCCCGGTTGCCGTTATGCTCGGCCAGTTCCAGAGCCTTGTCCAGGCATTCCATGGCCTTGGGGTAGTCGCCTTGGTTGTGGTAGATCTCGGCGATACCGTCGTAGGTGTGTCCCAGGCCTTCGGTGTCGCCGTTTCCGGTCTGGATCTGCTCCGATTCCCGGTAAAGCTCAAAGGCCTCGTCATAATTTCCCATGTTGGTCAATAACTGGGCCAGGCGGTTCTGGGTCTCGGTCAAATAGCCGAGGTGGCTGGTGTTCTCCAGCCAGGCCAGGTTGCTCTGGAAGACCATCTCGGCGTTCTCCCATTCTCCCAGTGTCTGCAGCAGGTCGGCCTTTTTGTTCAAAAGGGCGAAAGGCCAGTACCCTCCGGCCGCCGAGGAGTCCAGGCTGGCCAGCCACAGGCTGGTCACTTTGTATCTATGTCGGCTATTGTCAAATTCCATATAGATATTTCACGTTTACCGGGGCAGACAGGATTTACATGATTTTATTTTTTCATCATTCTATATTCTATTTATCAGAACCTTAATTTAAATCCCGTTAATCATGTTAATCCTGTCTATGGTATTATTTTTTCTTCGCCAGCAGGGCTGCGCCGATGGCTCCGGCCCAGGGTCCCAGTTTGGCCGGTTTCACTTTTATTCCGAGGATATTGAAGGGCATGGCCCGTCGTTTCATTTCCTTAATGGCCGGATCCAGGATATAGTTTCCGGCCTGGGCCACCCCGCCGCCGATCACTATGGTCTGGGGATTGAAGATGTTGGTGTAGTTGGCCAGGCCCACCCCCAGCAGGGTCCCGGTCTCGGCCAGTGCCCTTATCGCGGCCGACTCGCCTTTTTTGGCTTGGTCTGAAATGTCAGCTACTGTTATTTTTGATTTTTGATTTCTTGCCCTGAGCGGGGCCGAAGGGTTGGTTTTTGAAATAAAACTGCCATAGCGCGCTATGATGGCGTTTGCCCCTACCATTGCTTCCAGACACCCTTTGTTTCCGCAGAGACAGCGGGGTCCGTCGTATTTTATGCTGGTGTGTCCCAGCTCTCCAGCGCCCCCGGTGGAACCGCGGTACAGCTTCCCGTCAAGCACCAGGCCACCGCCCACCCCGGTGCCCAGGGTCAGGCCGACCACATTCTGAAATCCCTTTCCCGCTCCGCAAAAAGCCTCGGCCAGCACAAAGCAGTTGGCGTCGTTGTCTATGGTCAGGGGGATCTTCAATCCCGGCAGTTCTTTTTTCAGCAGGCGCTCCAATGGCACAGCATTCTGCCAGCCGGGAAGATTGGGGGAGTTGCGGACGGTTCCCCGGTTCACCAGGCCGGCCGAACCGATGCCGATCGACCGCACATTCATCTTGTTTACCGCGGCCCAGGCCAAAAGATCACGGATAGCCCCGGCCATGGTGCCGATCACGGCACGGGCCCCGCGCCGGGCGGCGGTGGGGCCCTGCAGCAGGTGGACGGTTTTCAGCGTTTTGGCGTCCAGCAGCACACCTTTGATGTTGGTGCCGCCGAGATCAAGGCCTATTAAGGCGGTTCTCATAAGTTTCTCCAGGGTGAAAAAATAAACCATTATGTTCTTTTTCTTTTTTGTGCCGCCAACTAAGAAAAAGAACCAAAAAGAAAAAAGCTCGTCGCTGAAAACTCTCCTGGCGCTGCGCTTCTCGTTGCTGGCGTGCTTGTCTGAACTCGGGCTTTGGCCAAGCCCTCAAACAGGAGCAGACAAGCTTTTTCCGCCATCAACTGCGATGCTCACTGATCGTTTTAACGCGACAACCGGGGTGGGTATCTGTGAAAAGATATATTTTATTGTTTTGTTTACCAATAAAACCCCGCCTTTAACATAGCTAAAAGAATAGCATAAAACCAATAATTTAGCAAGGCGGTAGGGTGCCCGTTTAACATTGTTTCTGTAATGAACAGCTTTCGGGGATCTTGCTAAAAGGCAAGAGAACTGGTGCTGCTTAAAACGCTGTTTCAGTCTGCATTTTTTATTGACTTTACAAATATTAACAGGTAAAATAAAAGGTTAACAGAAATCAATTTACTCATATAAACATAAAAGGCACCATGAAGAGTATCCCCGAAAAATACGATTTTTCCCTGGTGGAAAAACACTGGGTGGAGACCTGGCTGAAGCAGGGAATTTACGACTGGAACCCGGCCGTCGAGCGGGCCAAGACCTTTGCGGTGGACACCCCGCCGCCCACCGTCTCCGGCTCGCTTCACGTGGGCTCGGCCTTCGGCTACGTCCAACAGGACGTGATAGTGCGCCAGCGCCGGATGAAGGGCCTGAACATCTTCTACCCCATGGGCTGGGACGACAACGGCCTGCCCACCGAGCGCCGGGTGCAGAACATGTTCCACGTCCGCTGCAACCCCCATCTTTCCCATCAAAAGGACTTCGTTCCCAAAAACAATAAGAAGGAACCGGCGGAGGAGATCAGCCGCGATAATTTCATAGAACTATGCCACCAGGTCACCAAGCAGGACGAGGAGGTCTTCAAGTCGCTGTGGCAGCATCTGGGGCTGTCCATAGACTGGTCGCTGGAATACGCCACCATTGACGACCACTGCCGCAGGACCTCGCAGCTGTCATTCCTTAAACTGCTAAAGGACGGCCGGGCCTACACCAGCTTCGCCCCGCACCTCTGGGACGTGGACTTCAAGACCGCGGTCTCCCAGGCCGAGGTGGAGGACAAGGTGTTGCCGGGCCATTTCCATAATATCCGCTTTGGCATCGAGGGTGGAGGTTCTTTCGTCATCGCAACCACCAGGCCGGAACTGCTGCCGGCCTGCGTGGCCGTGATCGCCCATCCCGACGACGAACGCTACAAGCCGTATTTCGGCAAGAACGCTGTTACTCCGCTGTTTAAGGCCAGGGTCCCCATCATCGCCAACGAGAAGGCCGACCCGGAAAAGGGCACCGGCATACTGATGGTCTGCACCTTCGGCGACATGATGGACGTGGAGTGGTGGAAGCAGTATCAATTGCCCCTGCGCCAGGTGATCGGCCACGACGGACGGATGATGGACGTCAGTTTTGGCGCCCCGGGCTGGGACAGCGCCGATCCGGCCGCCGCCGGCAAGTTCTACTCTGAAATAAAGGGCAAGACCGCCAAGCAGGCGCAGGCCAAAGTAGTTGAGATGTTACGTAGTAAAGATGGAGAGGCCCTTCCGGGGCTGGGGGTTCCCTTGACCGAGGAACCAAAGCCCATAGAGCATCCGGTGAAGATGTACGAGAAGGGCGAGCGGCCGCTGGAGATCATCCCCACCATGCAGTGGTTCATCCGAATCATGGACCTTAAGGAGGAACTGCTGGAGCAGGGGCGGAAGATCAAATGGCACCCCCAGCACATGCGGACCCGTTACGAGGACTGGGTTAAGGGACTGAACCAGGACTGGTGCGTCAGCCGCCAGCGCTACTTTGGCGTGCCCATCCCGGTATGGTATCCGCTGGATGCCGAGGGCAATCCAATATACCAAAAGCCGATCATGCCGTCCGAAGACCAGCTGCCGATAGATCCCCAGTCGCACCCGGCCCCCGGTTACGAAGCGTCCCAGCGGGACAAGCCCCATGGCTTCACCGCCGACCCCGACGTCCTGGACACCTGGGCCACCAGCTCCATGACCCCGCAGATCGCCAGCCACTGGGCCAAAGATCCCGGGCGCCACCAAAAGGTCTTTCCCATGGACATCCGGCCCCAGGGTCCGGAGATCATCCGGACCTGGGCCTTTTACACCATCGTCAAGGCCTACCTGCACGGGAAGCAGATCCCCTGGAACAACGCGCTGATCAACGGCTGGATCATGGACCCCGACCGCAAGAAGATGTCCAAGAGCCACGGCCAGGCGGTGACCCCGGAGCACCTGCTGGTGCAGTTCTCCTCGGACGGGTTCCGCTACTGGTCCGCCAAGGCCCGGCTGGGGGTGGACACCATGTACGACGAGGCCAATTTCGCCAACGGCAAGCGCCTGACCACCAAGCTTTACAACGCGGTCAAGTTCGCGGCCGGGCACATCCTGACCGCCGACCAGTCAAAGATCACGCCCCGGGCCATCACCGATCCGCTGGACCTGAGTTTCATCGGACATCTGAAACAGGTGGTCACCAGGTCGGGAAGATACTTTGAGAATTTCGAGTACGCCGACGCTCTCCAGGAAACGGAAGGATTCTTCTGGGAGAAGCTGTGCGACAATTACCTGGAGCTGATCAAGGTCCGGGCCTACCAGGAAGGGGACTCGGCCGGCAAGCTTTCGGCCCTGGCCACCTTGAAGTTCACGCTGAATGTCATCCTAAGGCTGTTCGCCCCGTTCATTCCCTATTTCACCGAAGAGGCTTGGAGCTGGATGTTCGCGGCGGAGTCCGGGAAGCAGCAGTCTATTCATACCTCTGACTGGCCGGATGAAACGGAGTTCAAGGATATCAAACCTTCTGCCGAGGGAGACCCCTTTGGCGCGGCCATGGAGGTCTTAAGCGCCGTCCGTAAGGTCAAGAGCGAGGCCAAGGTCAGCGTCAAGACGCCGCTGAAGGCGCTGAAGATATCTGGAAGTTCCGAAGATCTGAAGGTGTTGAAGCTGGTCTGGCAGGATGTGCTGGGCACGGTTGGCGCGCAGGAGGCCGAGGCGGTCGAGGGAAAGGCAGAGAACGGTAAATTCGGGGTCGAAGCGGAACTTTAATCATATAAAGGAGCTTGTAATGAAGAAGGCATTATCCCTGATCCTTTTCTGCCTGCTGATGTCCGGTTCTGCTTTTGCCGCCGGGAAGAAGACCACCATCTCGGTGATGGACCTGAACACCACCTCGGGGCTTGCCCCCAAGGAGATGGCCCTGCTGACCGACAAACTGCTGAACAGCCTGGTGGAATACCGGGTCTTTGAGGTGGTGGAGCGCTCCAAGCGCGACGAGATACTAAAGGAACAGGGTTTCCAGATGACCGGGGCCTGCGACCAGACCTCCTGCCTGGTGGAAGCCGGCCAGCTTTTGGGCGCCCAGAAGATGATCGGCGGGACCATCGGCAAACTGGGCAACGTCTATGCCATAGAACTGCGGATGCTGGACATCCAGACCGGGGGCATAGACCTTTCCTTCTCCCGCAACTACGGAAAGATCGCCGATCTGTTGAGCGCCATGAAAGAGGCGGCCGAGATCTTCTCCTCCTGGAAGCCGGGGACCGGACTATCCGCCAAACCGGGCGGGCTGTTTGTGACCACCGAGCCCGACGGGGCCAAGATCCTGGTGGACGGTCAGGAGCAAACCGGCCGGACCCCGAACCTGGTGTATCCCCTGTCCGAGGGTCTGCACCAGATATCGCTGGTCAAGGAAGGCTACA
Proteins encoded in this window:
- a CDS encoding DUF4097 family beta strand repeat protein, whose product is MSEETIKILKMLEGGRISSKEADSLLSALNKGKPNRHHHWQDASDLHETLGQINPGRIVAEAMAGVRESLKDIHIEIDDIHGSEKAEEEKEIVVPAAGITAISINQPRSDFEITGAETDQITITADIQVWAEDRDEAREKLKSLDISTETENGVLKIKVDGPPWTKKRRAKVDFTIVMPKNIAAEISSASGEISVQNLLNGCRLNTASGEIEIFGCRGESNLSSASGDIEVNGCTETVLKINTASGDIVVNGCSGSLSFQTVSGDASISLSGNIQGQTVSGDVDIKADRAGEMKIRSTSGDIQFQGPVAEGSSAVINTVSGDVSVGLGADSSAAIEAATVSGDIDCEMGLKDLRQSNRSLSGNLGSGRGSLNVKTVSGDITIS
- a CDS encoding DUF2089 domain-containing protein gives rise to the protein MPKQTPNTCPACQGSMQISELRCSGCDTTVRGEFPLSPLGSLSEDQLDFIRTFVLSRGNIKEVESRLGISYPTVRNKLDDAIAALSGQAAKVMSRSEVLEALEAGKISAAQAVELLDQAGK
- a CDS encoding aspartyl protease family protein, with the translated sequence MKNIKIILISCIMMIGSLLVAFETKQAQMTGVIFNQGNSAMNIPFELSNNLICLQVRVNGSEPAVFILDTGAGFNVIDSAFAAGIGLDLSKRQVSKRTGASYSQLSGLTFSLPGLEARGQTGKVQPLAMLSPFAGVPIAGILGYDFIKHFVFKIDYARARICFYDPKEFRYQGKGEQVPFELAPDLNWPVITVRIDPEKGEPRDIRLLIDTGAIGPLQINIPDLCRTTIPNTVTMGITGSGMGGVVGRMKSVSFGRTPLEFPLAVMPEAAAGETEDPIAKAVGQVSQGNFGGEIMRRFTVTFDYPNKLMILEPNRDFKKTMEHDMCGTFIIDQYQPVRGFQVLAVTPGSPAEKAGIQTGDLITSINGKEAGKVSLSQAKDLFRHDGKKITLAVRRGEQTLEIKFKLQRMI
- a CDS encoding tetratricopeptide repeat protein, with the translated sequence MEFDNSRHRYKVTSLWLASLDSSAAGGYWPFALLNKKADLLQTLGEWENAEMVFQSNLAWLENTSHLGYLTETQNRLAQLLTNMGNYDEAFELYRESEQIQTGNGDTEGLGHTYDGIAEIYHNQGDYPKAMECLDKALELAEHNGNRGTVCRATGNMGIIYYQMGDYDKAIEYYERAATLAREMGDAESMVASVGNIGLIYEERGEFQKSMEYAQKYLVLARQLGNLQMESYALCNIGTIYFELDDYINALDCFDKYHAISRQMADKQGLILASDNLGTVYLNQGKYEQSLEYFNFALSLAKELGNKEDQGRVLGHLGNYCKQRGDHTKAIDYYQQAIKITEEINSKYFLCYALHNLAELYYDRESFEETERLNSKALEIAREIQSKEIVFKTSLLNILASHRRNQVGNAPDLSAIEDLAFGDREQAELNFQKFIFTGNAEFRQNALALYHKIYEKTMNLSYQQKISLLDKNS
- a CDS encoding ROK family protein, which gives rise to MRTALIGLDLGGTNIKGVLLDAKTLKTVHLLQGPTAARRGARAVIGTMAGAIRDLLAWAAVNKMNVRSIGIGSAGLVNRGTVRNSPNLPGWQNAVPLERLLKKELPGLKIPLTIDNDANCFVLAEAFCGAGKGFQNVVGLTLGTGVGGGLVLDGKLYRGSTGGAGELGHTSIKYDGPRCLCGNKGCLEAMVGANAIIARYGSFISKTNPSAPLRARNQKSKITVADISDQAKKGESAAIRALAETGTLLGVGLANYTNIFNPQTIVIGGGVAQAGNYILDPAIKEMKRRAMPFNILGIKVKPAKLGPWAGAIGAALLAKKK
- the valS gene encoding valine--tRNA ligase — encoded protein: MKSIPEKYDFSLVEKHWVETWLKQGIYDWNPAVERAKTFAVDTPPPTVSGSLHVGSAFGYVQQDVIVRQRRMKGLNIFYPMGWDDNGLPTERRVQNMFHVRCNPHLSHQKDFVPKNNKKEPAEEISRDNFIELCHQVTKQDEEVFKSLWQHLGLSIDWSLEYATIDDHCRRTSQLSFLKLLKDGRAYTSFAPHLWDVDFKTAVSQAEVEDKVLPGHFHNIRFGIEGGGSFVIATTRPELLPACVAVIAHPDDERYKPYFGKNAVTPLFKARVPIIANEKADPEKGTGILMVCTFGDMMDVEWWKQYQLPLRQVIGHDGRMMDVSFGAPGWDSADPAAAGKFYSEIKGKTAKQAQAKVVEMLRSKDGEALPGLGVPLTEEPKPIEHPVKMYEKGERPLEIIPTMQWFIRIMDLKEELLEQGRKIKWHPQHMRTRYEDWVKGLNQDWCVSRQRYFGVPIPVWYPLDAEGNPIYQKPIMPSEDQLPIDPQSHPAPGYEASQRDKPHGFTADPDVLDTWATSSMTPQIASHWAKDPGRHQKVFPMDIRPQGPEIIRTWAFYTIVKAYLHGKQIPWNNALINGWIMDPDRKKMSKSHGQAVTPEHLLVQFSSDGFRYWSAKARLGVDTMYDEANFANGKRLTTKLYNAVKFAAGHILTADQSKITPRAITDPLDLSFIGHLKQVVTRSGRYFENFEYADALQETEGFFWEKLCDNYLELIKVRAYQEGDSAGKLSALATLKFTLNVILRLFAPFIPYFTEEAWSWMFAAESGKQQSIHTSDWPDETEFKDIKPSAEGDPFGAAMEVLSAVRKVKSEAKVSVKTPLKALKISGSSEDLKVLKLVWQDVLGTVGAQEAEAVEGKAENGKFGVEAEL